A portion of the Pseudomonas protegens CHA0 genome contains these proteins:
- a CDS encoding nicotinamidase, with protein sequence MNSQTMKTASFDVDAQKSFTPLCPDELPVAEGDRIGGELNFMATLASLRIGSKDAHSPQAPWVVAGHAQMLQPTGLEHADLTWVSHCVPGTEGFTLLDELPAPYDYDYFVWKGVEPDLHPYGACYHDLHGKLSTGVIEYLKGQGVQQVIVGGLALDFCVKTTALQLAAAGFKVLIHLPACRAISAEGATQAIADMQQAGITVAATREETARLAKV encoded by the coding sequence ATGAACAGCCAAACGATGAAGACCGCTTCCTTCGATGTCGATGCGCAAAAGAGCTTCACCCCGCTGTGCCCGGACGAGTTGCCCGTGGCTGAAGGCGACCGCATCGGTGGCGAGCTGAATTTCATGGCGACCCTGGCCAGCCTGCGTATCGGCAGCAAGGACGCCCACAGCCCCCAGGCGCCCTGGGTGGTGGCCGGGCACGCCCAGATGCTCCAGCCCACGGGCCTTGAACATGCCGATCTGACCTGGGTCAGCCACTGCGTTCCGGGCACTGAAGGCTTCACCCTTTTGGACGAACTGCCTGCGCCCTATGACTACGACTACTTCGTGTGGAAGGGCGTGGAGCCGGACCTGCACCCCTACGGCGCCTGCTACCACGACCTGCACGGCAAGCTGTCCACCGGGGTCATCGAGTACCTCAAGGGCCAGGGCGTACAGCAAGTCATAGTCGGCGGCCTGGCGTTGGATTTCTGCGTCAAGACCACTGCCCTGCAACTGGCCGCTGCCGGTTTCAAGGTGCTCATTCACCTGCCGGCGTGCCGGGCCATCAGCGCCGAGGGCGCTACCCAGGCCATCGCCGACATGCAACAAGCGGGCATCACGGTTGCCGCGACCCGCGAAGAAACCGCCAGATTGGCCAAGGTTTGA
- the pncB gene encoding nicotinate phosphoribosyltransferase — translation MESAFDRNNGVIQSLLDTDYYTFTMMQAVLHQHPNVDVEYQFIVRSRESLVHLIPEIRQELEKLAGLQMREGEQRFLFNKRFREYLTPDFEQFLGLFRFNLRYIHVAAVDGQLSIRVRGPMLHCIMFEQPVLAMVSELRNRDKYPEVELEDVTRRLYQKFEWLEKNASRDELAEFRVSDFSTRRRLSFKAQREVVKIMRSDFPGVFVGTSNAHLAYEFDLPLIGTMAHQWLMVHQQLGRLRESQNAALENWVHEYRGRLGIALTDCISTDFFLKDFDLYFAKLYDGLRQDSGDPILWADKVLARYRELGIDPRTKDLMFSDGLNFEKCLPILRHVRGQARFGFGMGTSLACDVEGVEPLSIVMKLVRVHGEPVVKFSDDPIKNVCEDPSFLRYAAQVFNVDLAHSPLEA, via the coding sequence ATGGAAAGTGCATTTGACCGCAACAACGGCGTGATCCAGAGCCTGCTGGATACCGACTACTACACCTTCACCATGATGCAGGCGGTGTTGCACCAGCACCCCAATGTGGACGTGGAATACCAGTTCATCGTTCGTTCCAGAGAGTCCCTGGTGCACCTGATCCCCGAGATCCGCCAGGAGCTGGAAAAGCTTGCCGGCCTGCAGATGCGCGAAGGCGAACAGCGCTTTTTGTTCAACAAGCGCTTTCGTGAATACCTGACCCCTGACTTCGAACAGTTCCTCGGCCTGTTCCGCTTCAACCTGCGCTACATCCACGTGGCGGCGGTCGACGGCCAACTGAGCATCCGCGTCCGTGGCCCGATGCTGCACTGCATCATGTTCGAGCAGCCGGTGCTGGCCATGGTCAGCGAGTTGCGCAACCGCGATAAGTACCCCGAGGTGGAGCTTGAGGATGTCACTCGCCGGCTCTATCAGAAGTTCGAATGGCTGGAGAAAAACGCCAGCCGCGACGAGCTTGCCGAGTTCCGCGTTTCGGATTTTTCCACCCGCCGGCGCCTGTCGTTCAAGGCCCAGCGCGAAGTGGTGAAGATCATGCGCAGCGATTTCCCCGGGGTCTTCGTCGGCACCAGCAATGCGCACCTGGCCTATGAGTTCGACCTGCCACTGATCGGCACCATGGCCCACCAATGGCTGATGGTGCACCAGCAACTGGGGCGGCTGCGCGAGAGCCAGAATGCGGCCCTGGAGAATTGGGTGCACGAGTATCGCGGGCGCCTGGGCATTGCCCTGACCGACTGCATCAGCACCGATTTCTTCCTCAAGGACTTCGACCTGTACTTCGCCAAGCTCTACGACGGCCTGCGCCAGGATTCCGGGGACCCGATCCTCTGGGCCGACAAGGTCCTGGCCCGCTACCGGGAACTGGGCATCGACCCGCGGACCAAGGACCTGATGTTTTCCGATGGCCTGAACTTCGAGAAATGCCTGCCGATCCTGCGCCACGTGCGTGGCCAGGCCCGCTTCGGTTTCGGCATGGGCACCAGCCTGGCCTGCGATGTGGAGGGCGTGGAGCCGCTGAGCATCGTGATGAAGCTGGTGCGGGTGCATGGCGAACCGGTGGTGAAGTTCTCCGACGACCCGATCAAGAACGTCTGCGAAGATCCGTCGTTCCTCCGGTACGCGGCCCAGGTGTTCAACGTCGATCTTGCCCACTCGCCCCTGGAGGCCTGA
- the nadE gene encoding ammonia-dependent NAD(+) synthetase: MSNSTQARIARELGIDRQLVRGGEAAEIARRVAFIQQVLRESGCSTLVLGISGGVDSLTAGRLCQLAVEQMRAAVQEARFIAMRLPYRQQADESDAQACLDFIGPDAVSTCNIADSVEGLMNQVRIDGLQPSPALTDFVKGNVKARARMLAQYAVANFSNGLVVGTDHGAEALMGFFTKYGDGACDLAPLSGLTKTQVRLLAEALGAPRHLVYKAPTADLEELAPGKLDETAYGCSYAEIDAYLMGQPVPDSVRQLIESAYRRTSHKRALPRSPA; the protein is encoded by the coding sequence ATGAGCAATTCAACCCAAGCACGCATCGCCCGGGAACTGGGCATCGACCGGCAACTGGTTCGCGGTGGCGAGGCCGCCGAGATTGCCCGGCGTGTGGCCTTTATCCAGCAGGTACTGCGCGAGTCTGGCTGCAGCACCCTGGTACTGGGCATCAGTGGCGGGGTGGATTCCCTGACCGCCGGCCGCCTGTGCCAGTTGGCGGTGGAGCAGATGCGCGCCGCGGTGCAGGAGGCCCGTTTCATCGCCATGCGCCTGCCTTATCGGCAACAGGCGGATGAAAGTGATGCCCAGGCTTGCCTGGACTTCATTGGCCCGGACGCGGTGAGCACTTGCAACATTGCCGACAGCGTCGAGGGCCTGATGAACCAGGTGCGGATCGACGGCCTGCAGCCTTCGCCGGCCCTCACGGACTTCGTCAAGGGCAACGTCAAGGCCCGGGCGCGGATGCTGGCCCAGTACGCGGTGGCCAACTTCAGCAACGGCCTGGTGGTGGGCACTGACCACGGCGCCGAGGCCCTGATGGGTTTCTTCACCAAGTACGGCGACGGCGCCTGCGACCTGGCCCCGCTGTCGGGGCTGACCAAGACCCAGGTGCGGCTGCTGGCCGAGGCCCTCGGCGCGCCAAGGCATCTGGTGTACAAGGCGCCCACCGCGGACCTGGAGGAACTGGCGCCGGGCAAGCTGGACGAAACGGCGTACGGTTGCAGCTACGCAGAAATCGATGCCTACCTGATGGGCCAACCGGTGCCCGATAGCGTGCGCCAACTGATTGAAAGCGCCTACCGGCGCACCTCTCACAAACGCGCCTTGCCCCGCAGTCCCGCCTGA
- a CDS encoding GFA family protein, with translation MTASLYQGGCLCGQVRFEARGPAANPHTCSCQLCQRHSGALTLAWVEFPRERVTWTGPAGAPATFRSSDSSSRAFCRACGSSLGAIDDQPTIALLLGCFDDNRDPELMPHSHSFSDRWPEGWQPAPTTQDKGGQHE, from the coding sequence ATGACTGCCAGCCTGTACCAGGGCGGCTGCCTGTGCGGCCAGGTCCGCTTCGAAGCCCGCGGGCCTGCCGCCAATCCCCATACCTGCTCGTGCCAATTGTGCCAGCGCCACAGTGGCGCGCTGACGCTGGCGTGGGTCGAATTCCCCCGAGAGCGGGTGACCTGGACCGGCCCCGCCGGCGCTCCGGCGACCTTCAGGTCGTCAGACTCTTCGAGCCGGGCCTTTTGCCGGGCTTGCGGCAGCTCCCTGGGGGCCATCGATGATCAGCCGACCATTGCCTTGCTCCTGGGCTGCTTCGATGACAACCGCGACCCGGAGCTGATGCCGCACAGCCATTCGTTCAGCGACCGCTGGCCCGAGGGCTGGCAGCCCGCACCGACAACGCAGGATAAAGGCGGACAGCATGAGTGA
- a CDS encoding NAD(P)/FAD-dependent oxidoreductase, translated as MTAAFDPRTPAAERCPSYYSATLNQETHYPTLQGTHQVDVVIIGGGFTGVASAVELAERGLKVAIVESHKIGWGATGRNGGQVTGSLSGDEAMRKQMRRHLGEEVDDFIWHLRWRGHQIIQQRVEKYAIACDLKHGHLHAAYKPSHLPGLRADYEEAVRRGMGDEVSLLDRAQVRGLLESELYHGAIKNTRNLHLHPLNLCIGEARAAESLGALIFEHSEVLEIVHGERPAVVTAQGRIDARQVLLAGDVYHKLEPKKLKGKIFPAMGGIVTTEPLGDLAKRLNPEDLAVYDCRFVLDYYRMTADGRLLFGGGANYSGKDSRDIASELRPCIERTFPALKGVGIDFQWSCAMGIVINRIPQLGKLSDNVWYCQGYSGHGVATTHIMGEIMAQALTGHLGHYDTFAACQHIRVPFGDQLGNPMLAAGMWYYQMLEKLR; from the coding sequence ATGACAGCCGCCTTCGATCCGCGGACCCCGGCAGCCGAGCGCTGCCCCAGCTACTACAGCGCCACCCTTAACCAGGAAACCCACTACCCGACCCTGCAAGGCACCCATCAAGTGGATGTGGTGATCATCGGCGGCGGCTTCACCGGCGTCGCCAGCGCGGTGGAACTGGCCGAGCGCGGCCTGAAAGTCGCCATCGTCGAAAGCCACAAGATCGGCTGGGGCGCCACCGGGCGCAATGGCGGCCAGGTCACCGGCAGCCTCTCCGGCGATGAAGCCATGCGCAAGCAGATGCGCCGCCACCTGGGCGAGGAAGTGGACGATTTCATCTGGCACCTGCGCTGGCGCGGGCACCAGATCATCCAGCAGCGAGTAGAAAAATACGCCATTGCCTGCGACCTCAAGCACGGCCACCTGCACGCGGCCTACAAACCCAGCCACCTGCCGGGCCTGCGCGCCGACTACGAAGAAGCGGTGCGCCGCGGCATGGGCGACGAGGTCAGCCTGCTGGACCGGGCCCAGGTCCGCGGGCTGCTGGAAAGCGAGCTCTACCACGGCGCCATCAAGAACACCCGCAACCTGCACCTGCATCCGTTGAACCTGTGCATCGGCGAAGCCAGGGCCGCCGAAAGCCTGGGGGCGCTGATTTTCGAACACAGCGAAGTGCTGGAGATCGTCCACGGCGAGCGCCCGGCGGTGGTCACTGCCCAGGGCCGCATCGACGCCCGGCAAGTGCTGCTGGCGGGCGATGTGTACCACAAGCTGGAGCCGAAAAAACTCAAGGGCAAGATCTTCCCGGCCATGGGCGGCATCGTCACCACCGAGCCGTTGGGCGACCTGGCCAAGCGCCTGAACCCGGAGGACCTGGCGGTCTACGACTGCCGCTTCGTGCTCGACTACTACCGCATGACTGCCGATGGCCGCCTGCTGTTCGGTGGCGGCGCCAACTACAGCGGCAAGGATTCGCGGGACATCGCCAGCGAACTGCGCCCGTGCATCGAACGCACCTTCCCGGCGCTCAAGGGCGTAGGCATCGATTTCCAGTGGAGCTGCGCCATGGGCATCGTGATCAACCGCATCCCGCAGCTGGGCAAGCTCTCGGACAACGTCTGGTACTGCCAGGGCTACTCCGGGCATGGCGTGGCCACCACCCACATCATGGGCGAGATCATGGCCCAGGCCCTGACCGGCCACCTCGGCCACTACGACACCTTCGCCGCCTGCCAGCACATCCGTGTGCCCTTCGGCGACCAGTTGGGCAACCCGATGCTCGCGGCGGGCATGTGGTACTACCAGATGCTGGAGAAACTGCGCTGA
- a CDS encoding glutamine synthetase family protein, with amino-acid sequence MKFAALDEARDFLAAHPDIDMIELFILDANGVPRGKLLHREELLAVYESGRPLPSTILGLTLNGDDVENSGLVWDVGDIDCRAYPLAGSLVRLPWRQIPTAAVQVSMHPQEGLPASIADPRHLLIKVIDGLKAEGYHPVMACELEFYLLDAKRDGNGRPQPALDADGGRPRSTQVYGLRELEQIEPFLADLYAACKLQGIPARTAISEYAPGQVEITLEHGDALEAMDQAVRYKRLVKAVAHKHGMQATFMAKPFDHLAGTGMHMHVSIADAEGRNLFASQDPAGTPLLRQAVGGMLASLLESLLLFCPNANSYRRFQSNSYAPLAPTWGVDNRTVSLRVPGGPANSRHIEHRICGADANPYLAAAAILAGIHRGLRENLDPGEPVQGNGYAQATELLPTDWLTSLVALEQSAWARDALGSEFLGVYLAVKRAEYRQFMAEVGEQDWRWYLTQA; translated from the coding sequence ATGAAATTTGCCGCCCTCGATGAAGCCCGTGACTTCCTGGCCGCCCACCCCGATATCGACATGATCGAGCTGTTCATTCTCGACGCCAACGGCGTGCCCCGGGGCAAACTGTTGCACCGCGAAGAACTGCTGGCGGTGTACGAAAGCGGCCGGCCCCTGCCCAGCACCATCCTTGGCCTGACCCTCAACGGCGACGACGTGGAGAACTCCGGCCTGGTCTGGGATGTGGGCGATATCGACTGCCGTGCCTACCCCCTGGCCGGCAGCCTGGTACGCCTGCCCTGGCGGCAGATCCCTACCGCCGCGGTGCAGGTCAGCATGCACCCCCAGGAGGGCCTGCCCGCCAGCATCGCCGACCCGCGCCACCTGCTGATCAAGGTGATCGACGGGCTCAAGGCCGAGGGTTACCACCCGGTGATGGCCTGCGAGCTGGAGTTCTACCTGCTGGACGCCAAGCGCGACGGCAATGGCCGGCCGCAACCGGCGCTGGACGCCGATGGCGGTCGCCCGCGCAGCACCCAGGTCTACGGCCTGCGCGAGCTGGAGCAGATCGAACCGTTCCTCGCCGACCTCTACGCCGCCTGCAAGCTGCAAGGCATTCCGGCGCGCACGGCGATCTCCGAATACGCCCCCGGGCAAGTGGAGATCACCCTGGAACATGGCGACGCCCTGGAAGCCATGGACCAGGCCGTGCGCTACAAGCGCCTGGTCAAGGCCGTGGCCCACAAGCACGGGATGCAGGCCACCTTCATGGCCAAGCCTTTCGATCACCTGGCCGGCACCGGCATGCACATGCACGTGAGCATCGCCGACGCCGAGGGCCGTAACCTGTTCGCCAGCCAGGACCCGGCCGGCACCCCGCTGTTGCGCCAGGCGGTGGGCGGCATGCTCGCGTCTCTGCTGGAGTCGCTGCTGCTGTTCTGCCCCAACGCCAACTCCTACCGGCGTTTCCAGAGCAACAGCTACGCGCCCCTGGCCCCCACCTGGGGCGTCGACAACCGCACCGTGAGCCTGCGGGTGCCCGGCGGCCCGGCCAATAGCCGGCACATCGAGCACCGCATCTGCGGTGCCGACGCCAACCCCTACCTGGCAGCGGCGGCGATTCTCGCCGGCATCCATCGCGGCCTGCGGGAAAACCTCGACCCCGGCGAGCCGGTACAGGGCAATGGCTACGCCCAGGCCACCGAACTGCTGCCCACCGACTGGCTGACCTCGCTGGTGGCCCTGGAGCAATCGGCCTGGGCACGGGATGCCCTGGGCTCCGAATTCCTCGGTGTGTACCTGGCGGTCAAGCGTGCCGAGTACCGCCAGTTCATGGCCGAAGTCGGCGAGCAGGACTGGCGCTGGTACCTGACCCAGGCCTGA
- a CDS encoding methyltransferase family protein, whose protein sequence is MKISLRLAVSSILGALAYLGLAIWGMGGFSAFFGHPQLTLIAIATLLMVVAALYSEVNLSSGEQEDQGNRWVLPVFGVIGLLSGFVPAYSDRIDFCTFGGEGLRWLGALLFILGGGLRLWPVFILGRRFSGLVAIQPNHRLVVDGLYRHLRTPSYLGLLVNALGWALAFRSGLGLLLAALTLVPLIARIHAEEALLLKHFGEEYEAYRARSWRLLPGVY, encoded by the coding sequence ATGAAAATCTCCCTCAGGCTGGCCGTTTCCAGCATCCTCGGTGCCCTCGCCTACCTGGGCCTGGCGATCTGGGGCATGGGCGGTTTCTCCGCCTTCTTCGGCCATCCACAGTTGACCCTGATCGCCATCGCCACCCTGCTGATGGTGGTCGCCGCGCTGTACAGCGAAGTCAACCTGAGCAGCGGCGAGCAGGAAGACCAGGGCAACCGCTGGGTGCTGCCGGTGTTCGGGGTGATCGGCCTGTTGAGCGGCTTTGTCCCGGCTTACAGCGACCGCATCGATTTCTGCACCTTCGGCGGCGAAGGCCTGCGCTGGCTCGGGGCCTTGCTGTTCATCCTCGGCGGCGGGCTGCGGCTGTGGCCGGTGTTCATCCTCGGCCGGCGCTTCAGCGGGCTGGTGGCGATCCAGCCCAACCACCGCCTGGTGGTGGACGGCCTCTACCGCCACCTGCGCACCCCCAGCTACCTGGGCCTGCTGGTGAATGCCCTGGGTTGGGCCCTGGCGTTTCGCTCGGGGCTGGGGTTGTTGCTGGCAGCACTGACCCTGGTCCCGCTGATCGCGCGGATTCACGCCGAGGAGGCCTTGTTGCTCAAGCATTTCGGCGAGGAATACGAGGCCTATCGCGCCCGCAGCTGGCGCCTGCTGCCCGGTGTCTACTGA
- a CDS encoding LysR family transcriptional regulator, producing MDRIECMRAFVVTVDENGFAAAARAMDVPRSKVSKQIQALEEAIGVQLLQRTTRSLRLTEAGAEYYESVREVLAAVDEAEQRARDGIAELRGVLRVNAPMSFGLRRLGPLVPLFHEQHPLIELQLVLSDQQVDPLRGGFDVTLRIASLPDSSMVARQLAPAPRIMVASPTYLARAGIPRQPKDLSSHQCLNYGYLQSGVSLQLSNGSDVQRVHVTGPLHANNGDLLAQAAEAGMGIALLPDFIVEDALAAGRLVPVLCEWQAPPISINVVYPSARRVPQKTRAFIDFLAGHLTQKTAG from the coding sequence ATGGACCGTATCGAATGCATGCGCGCCTTCGTCGTCACCGTCGACGAAAACGGCTTTGCCGCAGCCGCCCGCGCCATGGACGTGCCCCGTTCCAAGGTCAGCAAACAGATCCAGGCGCTGGAAGAGGCCATCGGCGTGCAACTGCTGCAACGCACCACCCGCAGCCTGCGCCTGACCGAAGCCGGTGCCGAGTACTACGAAAGCGTTCGGGAAGTGCTGGCCGCGGTGGACGAGGCCGAACAGCGCGCGCGCGATGGCATCGCCGAGTTGCGCGGAGTGCTGCGAGTCAATGCACCGATGTCCTTCGGTCTGCGTCGGCTCGGGCCGCTGGTGCCGCTGTTCCATGAACAGCATCCGCTGATCGAGTTGCAACTGGTGCTCAGCGACCAGCAGGTGGACCCGCTGCGCGGCGGCTTCGATGTCACCCTGCGCATTGCCAGCCTGCCGGACTCGTCCATGGTGGCCCGCCAGCTGGCACCGGCACCGCGAATCATGGTGGCCTCCCCCACCTACCTGGCCCGCGCCGGCATCCCGCGCCAGCCCAAGGACCTGAGCAGCCACCAGTGCCTGAACTATGGCTACCTGCAAAGCGGCGTCAGCCTGCAATTGAGCAACGGCAGTGACGTGCAGCGGGTGCATGTCACTGGGCCGCTGCACGCCAACAACGGCGACCTGCTGGCCCAGGCCGCCGAGGCCGGCATGGGCATCGCCCTGCTACCGGATTTCATCGTCGAGGACGCCCTGGCGGCCGGGCGCCTGGTGCCGGTGCTCTGCGAATGGCAGGCGCCGCCCATCAGCATCAACGTGGTCTACCCCTCGGCGCGGCGGGTGCCGCAGAAGACCCGGGCCTTCATCGATTTTCTGGCGGGGCACCTGACCCAGAAAACCGCGGGCTGA
- a CDS encoding hydrolase has product MSIRELLNPTNSALILIDHQPQMAFGVQSIDRQTLKNNTVALAKAARIFNVPSILTSVETESFSGYIWPELLAVFPGQQPIERTSMNSWEDRKLVDAVKATGRKKLVMAALWTEVCLTFPALEAMAEGYEVYIVTDASGGTSQEAHDMAVQRMIQAGAVPVTWQQVLLEYQRDWAHKDSYDAVMGLVLEHSGAYGMGVDYAYSMVHKAPQRQL; this is encoded by the coding sequence ATGTCCATTCGTGAATTGCTCAACCCGACCAACTCCGCCCTGATCCTCATCGACCACCAGCCGCAGATGGCCTTCGGCGTGCAATCGATCGATCGCCAGACCCTGAAGAACAACACCGTGGCCCTGGCCAAGGCGGCCAGGATCTTCAACGTGCCGAGCATCCTCACCTCGGTGGAGACCGAAAGCTTCAGCGGCTACATCTGGCCGGAACTGCTGGCGGTGTTTCCCGGCCAGCAGCCCATCGAGCGCACGTCGATGAACTCCTGGGAAGACCGCAAGCTGGTGGACGCGGTGAAGGCCACCGGGCGCAAGAAACTGGTGATGGCGGCGCTGTGGACCGAGGTCTGCCTGACCTTCCCGGCGCTGGAGGCCATGGCCGAAGGTTACGAGGTGTACATCGTCACCGACGCTTCTGGCGGCACCAGCCAGGAGGCCCACGACATGGCCGTGCAGCGGATGATCCAGGCCGGCGCGGTACCGGTGACCTGGCAGCAGGTGCTGCTGGAGTACCAGCGCGACTGGGCGCACAAGGACAGCTACGACGCGGTCATGGGCCTGGTACTGGAACACAGTGGTGCCTACGGCATGGGCGTGGACTATGCCTACAGCATGGTGCACAAGGCCCCGCAACGTCAGCTGTAG
- a CDS encoding antibiotic biosynthesis monooxygenase — MNIELTDGVVTLLVRHRIKQGQDQAYETWLRQIIAKARSYPGHLGIDVVRGHSGGLGLFTSVLRFASTEQLQHWLDSADRRELVQQAQHLLADGDQTEINADREFWFTPQDGGAPTPPPRWKQACVTFLVILPLSFLVPQLWKPLFAQLPWLGGYVPATVLITLSIVLLVVYVFMPRVTRLFSRWLQPRSAA; from the coding sequence ATGAATATCGAACTCACCGACGGTGTCGTGACCCTGCTGGTCCGTCACCGGATCAAGCAGGGCCAGGATCAGGCCTATGAAACCTGGCTGCGGCAGATCATCGCCAAGGCCCGCAGCTATCCGGGGCACCTGGGCATCGACGTGGTGCGTGGCCACAGCGGCGGCCTCGGGTTGTTCACCAGCGTGCTGCGCTTTGCCAGCACCGAACAGTTGCAGCACTGGCTGGATTCCGCCGACCGCCGCGAGCTGGTGCAACAGGCCCAGCACCTGCTGGCCGACGGTGACCAGACCGAAATCAACGCCGATCGCGAATTCTGGTTCACCCCCCAGGACGGCGGTGCACCGACCCCGCCACCGCGTTGGAAACAGGCGTGTGTGACCTTCCTGGTGATCCTGCCGCTGAGCTTCCTGGTGCCGCAATTGTGGAAGCCGCTGTTCGCCCAACTGCCCTGGCTTGGCGGCTATGTGCCGGCCACGGTGCTGATCACCCTGAGCATCGTGCTGCTGGTGGTCTACGTCTTCATGCCCCGGGTCACGCGCCTGTTCAGCCGTTGGCTGCAGCCACGCAGTGCGGCCTGA
- a CDS encoding amidohydrolase: protein MKPDAIADLILFNGRLHTVDRAKPRASAVAIKDGRFIAVGNDAQAMALRGAGTQVIDLMGRTVIPGLNDSHLHLIRGGLNYNLELRWEGVPSLADALRLLKEQALRTPAPQWVRVVGGWNEFQFAEKRMPTLEELNQAAPDTPVFVLHLYDRALLNRAALRVVGYDRNTPNPPGGEIVRDGNGNPTGMLIARPNAMILYATLAKGPKLPLEYQVNSTRQFMRELNRLGVTSAIDAGGGFQNYPDDYQVINQLAAQQQLTVRIAYNLFTQKPKEELADFKHWTSSVTYGQGDDFLRHNGAGEMLVFSAADFEDFLEPRPDLPQSMEQELEPVVRHLVEQRWPFRLHATYDESISRMLDVFEKVDRDIPFNGLPWFFDHAETISPKNIERVRALGGGIAIQDRMAFQGEYFVERYGAKAAEMTPPIQRMLAEGVPVGAGTDATRVSSYNPWTSLYWMVSGRTVGGLELYPQGLSRDTALELYTHGSAWFSSEQGKKGQIKVGQLADLVALSADYFSVEEEAIKWIESLLTVVDGKVVHAAGDFEKLAPPSLPVTPDWSPVAKVPGHWKPNAPLQNRVHQCSGPCAVHAHGHQKARMSNVPVSDFQGFWGAFGCSCFAF from the coding sequence ATGAAACCCGATGCAATTGCCGACCTGATTCTGTTCAACGGCCGCCTGCACACCGTGGACCGGGCCAAACCCCGGGCCAGCGCGGTGGCAATCAAGGACGGGCGCTTCATCGCCGTGGGCAATGATGCCCAGGCCATGGCCCTGCGCGGCGCCGGCACCCAGGTCATCGACCTCATGGGGCGCACGGTGATCCCCGGGCTCAATGACTCGCACCTGCACCTGATCCGCGGCGGCCTGAACTACAACCTGGAACTGCGCTGGGAAGGCGTACCGTCCCTGGCCGATGCCCTGCGCCTGCTCAAGGAACAGGCCCTGCGCACCCCGGCGCCGCAGTGGGTACGGGTGGTGGGCGGCTGGAACGAATTCCAGTTTGCCGAGAAACGCATGCCGACCCTGGAAGAACTGAACCAGGCGGCGCCGGATACCCCGGTGTTCGTCCTGCACCTGTATGACCGCGCCTTGCTCAACCGCGCCGCGCTGCGGGTGGTGGGCTACGACCGCAACACGCCGAACCCGCCGGGGGGCGAGATCGTCCGCGATGGCAACGGCAACCCCACCGGCATGCTGATCGCCCGGCCCAACGCGATGATTCTGTATGCGACCCTGGCCAAGGGGCCCAAGCTGCCGTTGGAGTACCAGGTCAACTCGACCCGCCAGTTCATGCGCGAGCTCAACCGCCTGGGGGTCACCAGCGCTATTGATGCCGGCGGCGGCTTCCAAAACTACCCCGACGACTATCAGGTGATCAACCAGTTGGCGGCCCAGCAGCAACTGACCGTGCGCATCGCCTACAACCTGTTTACCCAGAAGCCCAAGGAAGAACTGGCGGACTTCAAGCACTGGACCTCCAGCGTCACCTACGGCCAGGGCGACGACTTCCTGCGGCACAACGGGGCAGGGGAGATGCTGGTGTTTTCCGCTGCGGATTTCGAGGACTTCCTCGAACCGCGTCCCGACCTGCCGCAGAGCATGGAGCAGGAGCTGGAACCGGTGGTGCGCCACCTGGTGGAGCAGCGCTGGCCGTTCCGCCTGCACGCCACCTACGATGAATCCATCTCGCGGATGCTCGATGTGTTCGAAAAGGTCGACCGCGACATTCCTTTCAACGGCCTGCCGTGGTTCTTCGATCATGCGGAAACCATCAGCCCGAAGAACATCGAACGGGTGAGGGCCCTGGGCGGCGGCATCGCGATCCAGGACCGCATGGCCTTCCAGGGCGAGTACTTCGTCGAGCGCTACGGCGCCAAGGCCGCTGAGATGACCCCGCCGATCCAGCGCATGCTCGCCGAAGGCGTCCCGGTGGGCGCCGGCACCGACGCCACTCGAGTCTCCAGCTACAACCCCTGGACCTCGCTGTACTGGATGGTCAGCGGCCGGACTGTCGGCGGGCTGGAGCTGTACCCCCAGGGCCTGAGCCGCGATACCGCGCTGGAGCTCTACACCCACGGCAGCGCCTGGTTCTCCTCGGAACAGGGCAAGAAGGGCCAGATCAAGGTCGGGCAACTGGCGGACCTGGTGGCCCTGTCGGCGGACTACTTCAGCGTCGAGGAAGAGGCGATCAAGTGGATCGAGTCCCTGCTCACCGTGGTGGATGGCAAGGTGGTGCATGCCGCCGGTGACTTCGAAAAACTGGCCCCACCGAGCCTGCCGGTGACCCCGGACTGGTCGCCGGTGGCCAAGGTGCCTGGGCATTGGAAGCCCAACGCACCGTTGCAGAACCGGGTGCACCAGTGCAGCGGCCCGTGCGCGGTGCATGCCCACGGGCACCAGAAAGCGCGCATGTCCAACGTACCGGTGAGTGACTTCCAGGGGTTCTGGGGGGCGTTTGGGTGTTCGTGTTTTGCGTTCTGA